The genomic region CGCGGACGAGAATGCCTGCGAAGGCTTGCAGCTCGTTACTATAACGGACGATATTGGCGAAAACTGTTCCGTAGAGGATTGAGCCAACGAGAATACCAATTAGCCCTCCTTCGCCGTAGAGCGATCCAAATAATGATTGTGAAATCCCTAAGGTTCCCTTTCCATTATTGATAGTAATGCCCAGTTTATTCAGGTAGCCTCCCACGGGTTTTTCAGGCCACAACGATCGAGGAATCGGGCGCATCAGAATCTCTAGATGCTCCATGCCTAAAGAGAAGTCTAAACGGTGAGGATAAACTTGCTGCATGAGTACGAAGCCATCGAGCATATTGGCATCTTCGGCACTGAAAGCGCGTTCTATGGCAGCTTGCTTTAGGGTGTCGTTGGCTAAGTTGGCATTACGCATAGCACCAGCGAAGGCAAATAGAGTAAGACTCATGATGGTAATCATGCTGAAAATTATCAGGCGACTTTTTGGTCGATAGGATGAGGATAAGATGATACCTCCAGCGATGAGCCATGCTAGAAATTTAAAGCGGCTGCTAGGACCGTAAGTCAGATATGCAACACCGCTTAGGATCGTGAGGGCAGCAATTTTATGCCGCAGTAAGGGCAAGCCACCAAATTTCCACAGGCAAAAAATCAGTGCAGCTACTCCCACTAAAAGCATGGGAAATAAGTATAAGTAAGCACTCACTCCAAATGCCAGGGAACTACCCCCGCGTACTTGTGCAATAACGCGGGAGCGAACGACTACGACTATGGGCAGACACAGCAAGCCGAGGAAAAGGATTTTAGGCCGCAGCCATTGGAATAGGGTCCGATCGCCTATCGGGACTACAATTGGCAAAACCGTCCTCTGTCGCAACATATAAGTTACTAATAGGCAGATTTCCCCAAAGACAATATAAGCTAAGGCAATAACAGCCTTATCTTCCGTAATTGGAGAAAAACCAAGATTTCCAATATTCACCCACCTGTCTAGACCACTGGTAACGACCCAATATCTATAGGAGGAAATGTAAAAAATAAAGCTGCCGATCAGTAACGGGATTTCGTCATTGCGTCGCAAGAACCAAATTCCGCTCACAACCAGCAGGGCTATTTGAGTAAAGAGTAACTCCGGGTATTCAAATAGGGGCATGGGGTACGCTTTGGAGATGGTGCTGCAATTGCGACAGGCTGAAACAAGTAGTATTGGTGGATTGTTGGGAAAACATTTCTAGTTGATGGGGATGGTTGAGACAAAATAACAGAGCATCGGCGATCGCTTCTCCTGTAACCTCTTGTAAAGTCAACCCATTTACTCGATCTTTCACGACTTCACCACAAAATCTGGACGCAACAACTGGCAGTTTCCAAGCCTGGGCTTCAAGTTGAGTTAGTCCAAAACCATCTGAAAGGGTTGGAAACACGAAAATGTCTGCCTTTTGGTAGTATTCAACTACGGCACTGCGAGGAACGGTACCAATCCATTGCACCCGTTCCTGTTCGGGTTGGGATCTGGCGATGCCTGGGGAACCGACTAGCCAGAATTCTATAGGCTGGTCGCGCAGTAGTTTGGCCGCTTCTAGCAGTGCAGCGATACCCTTGCGCAAAATTACTTGACCGAGAAACAGCACTCTTAGTCGGCGTTCGACGGAGAAAGCCGGAGGGTAAGTTCGTACGAAGTCACGGGCTTGTTCGGGGGGTTCGTAGGCAAGGGGAACAACATCAATTTTGTTGGCAGGGATACTCGCTTGCTGTAAGGCTTGACTTGACCAGGGCGAATTCACCACAATACGATCGGCCAGTGAACATTCTTCCCGCCAACTGTCCCAGTAGTGGGGTGGTGCAGGTTGCCAGATAGATTGATAGTGAGGATATCTCGAATGTTCCTCTAGAACCAATTTTTCCTCAACGGGTCCGGGATCGATTTGTCCTAAAATAGTGTGCCAGCCTCTAGACTTGGCGTAGCGGAATAGTTCTAAGGCGGCGTAACTGTAAGCAAACAGGGTGGGGCGACAGTTAAGTTGAGGGGTGAGGGTCTTGAGACACTGGACTGCCTGTTCTTGGAACCAGTAGTTACGGGCGATAATGCGTTCCCATCCAGTTGTTTTTTGGATGCGTTGAACCAGTTCAAAGCGAATCAACGAACTCGTGAAGGCGTGGATAGAGGCTGGGGTTAAGTCTGGGTGGAATCGTTCCCGTAGATTAGCTAAGAGAGATTTTGGTAGGTGATTTAGGGGAGACTGAGGTAAGACCCAGGCATCTGTTATTAGGTGGGCAAGTTGGTCAGATTGGTGTAATGCCCTTGGAATAGCGTAATGTTCGCGAGCGCCGAGTTGACAGCAGATCCAGGATGAAAAATTTTCAGGCATTCACCCTCAAGCCTCCGTCTCATTAGGCTTATGAGCTTCTAGGCAAATAGAAAATTCTGGCCAATGAAGGAGCTTCGTCACTACAGGATCTACTAGAGGGGGCAAACCACGCAGAGGAAGGATGAAACTCCATCCCAACAAGGGATGAATCTTGGAAAAAAAGCGAAAAAAGAATGTAGTTTTTTGACTAAAAAATCCGCTGCAAAAAGAAATAGAATCCACGACAAAACCAGCTTCTTTGCATAAATTTATTAAACTTGCTTCAGTATATCCTTTTCTAACGTGCCATCCTGTTTCTACAGTAGGAAACGGCCCCTTATCCATTGCAGTGATTGGTTTATAGTCATAATTGGGAGTTGTGAGCAGAAGACGACCACCTGGTTTCAAACAGTTAGCAATATCTCTCATGAGTTTGCGATCGTCAAGAATGTGTTCAATCACCTCCAAAGAGATGGCAAGATCAAACTGTGCAATCAGGTCTTGTCGGCGATCGAGTTTGCGAACATCCAACACTTCAAAATTTGCAGACTTTGCCCCACAGAGCAAAGCACGCTGCTTAGCTACTGATTGATTTCTCTCGTCCCAACTCAAGCCCAAGGCTTCATAACCTAACAAAGCAGCACCAATCGTGAAGGCACCTGTACCACAACCTATATCAATAAGTTTATCAGAAGTAGAAGTTTGTGGTAACCGTTCTTTTAACCAAAGCCAGCGATCTAATACAAGTGTATCCCCATGAATAAGGGTTGCAGGAAAACCTAAGATTTTAACTAATGCAGATTTCATAAAATTCCACTCCATAAAAAATTGTGATACTTAGGACTGATTGCTGAAAAAAGCGTCCTTAGGTAAAATAGCCATGATTAGCACTAATATGCCAAACCATTTTAATCTAGAGAAGGACTTGGTTGAGCCACCGGTTCAGGACATGCTCGTATATGCCAAAGATCTTTCGCTTTGAGCAAGCAGGATTGAGGATGAGGCGAGTTCCCCGAAAAGGACCAGATAAGATGTTTAAGGGTACGGGTTTTTTACTCAGATAAGGGAAGGGATTCATAGCTTAGTTCTCAAAGTAGTAATGGTTGGTAGTTTATCGTATAGTGCAAGTCGTGCGATCGCTTCTTACTAAATCGGACTAGATTTCCAGCGACAATAGTGTACATTTCTATATTTTTTATAACCACAGAACTTATGCAACTATCGCACTTTTGTTAATCGTGACTCCTGGTAGCACGATTGAAATTGCAAATTGGGAGATTCACCAATCATACCCATCGGCATACCCATACTTGATAATTGCTTCTCCTGCAACCTCTTTGAATGCACGTTTGTGTTCCTCTAAAAAATGATTTTTCCAGTCACCAATTTGCCCTTTGCGAAATGTATTAGCCTTCTTGAAGAAAGCCTTACTTGCTATCTCATGAATTTGATTGTTTGAAAGCTCAATACCCAAGTGAGAGATGATTGCGCGGACTGTCTCCACCTGCTTTTCATCGTTACCGCCGCCAGCACTTCCAACTAAATCCTCAAAACGAACGGTGAGGCAGGTTGATTCATCTAACCAGGGTGCATAGGCTATGGCATGCTCACCTATAGATTTCCATCGGTTTCCATCTGGAGCTAGGTTCTTATCTACTCCAACAATGGTAGCCATGAGTCGCTCAGCATCCGAAGTTAACGAATTGAAGTAGGGAGATAAAGGATGACTCCGCAGCATATGGGTAATGTAATAGCTGTAGGAAACAGCGATATCTCTTGGATCGCGGATGATAAATAAGGTACGGATGTTGTGAGTATCTAAAATTTCAACCAGTTCCGGATGCCAGTATAAGTGTGCAGTACTATATTGACCATTGCGAATTCTGCCTAGATCCTGGTAAGGTATCTGCGATTCGGAAACAGCAATGTGATAGCTCCAACGAGGAACAATCAGGGGCAATAAATCTAAAACTCGGGTGAGTAGGTGAGTCCCCGACTTAAAAAAACTGTTAGCCAGAACTCTTGCTCCGAGACTAGTTGCTTTGAACTCAGAGACATTGAGAGGAAGTGGAAACTTTGCCAAATTAGATCGAATTCCCATTGACTTTGTCCTACAAAAAATTGCTCTGTATTACAGGGTAAAACTTTGATTCTGATTGTTTTGGAAGCATTAATAGGAAAAGACTTAATTTAATGGTAGCTCTTCCTGATCCCCAACAATTATAAATGCATATGTACGGAATAATTTAGCTTTTACTGGAATGATTATTCATAATAAAAAAGGGGAATAATTTAGGGTGTAAATTAGTTTTGAATTTCGCCTGCCAATCACTTTTGCAGGCACTCCCGCCACGATGCTGTAAGGTTCTACATCTTTCGTGACTACAGAACCTGCACCCACTACCGCACCCTCACCAATCGTGACTCCTGGTAGTACAACCGCTCGGTAAGCAATCCAAACGCGATCGCCAATAATTACATCTCCACCTTTATCACTAAATTCCGGTGACTGGGGATCGTGTCCCAGTGTTAAAATTGTCGCTTCTGGACCAATGGAGACATCAGAACCTGTGCGAATCTCGTAATGGCGACCATCAAACAAACAACCGAAATTAATTACATTGCGATCGCCTAGATGCACTTTTCTCCCATTCAGAAATCGACATCCCATTTGCACAGATGTTCCCGCACCCACTTCTGGCAAGTACGCTTTGAGATAGGCCATGCGGATTTTGCGCAATGGGAAGTTTCCAATCAGGTGATTGTAGATATAACTCAGAATACTGCCAGCAACGATCCTAAAACTCATATTTTTAGAGTATTTAATAGACCTTTAAAAATTCTCAAAATAGTTCCAAGAACATTCTGTATCAGAAGTTTTTTGCAAAACTAGTAAATTACAAAAATTATTAGGCCAATCATACCAATAGGGCTTACCCTTGATGAAGGCTGCTGCCATATATTTTGCTTTGCGATATAGACTAGGCTGTAATTCTGGAGTCATAATCAATTGATATTTATCTTTATATTGTTTGTTTATAAACTTATATATTTTCTTCACAGAAGGCAATAAAAAATCGTGGAAAACCAAGAATCCACCTACTTTAATTATTTGATCCGCATAGAAAAAATCGATAAATTTATAGCCAAAAGTATACATTCCATCAATAAAAGCAAAGTCAAATTTTTCATTTTTGCTCAATAGTTTTGGAGCTTCTAGGTGTGTTGGTCCTTCCAACAAAGTAAATCGGGACAATAAGTCATATTCTTGCAAAACCGTTAACGCCACACCTTGATGATCTGTAAATTGGCAAGGGTCAATTCCATAGTGATGACCATTATTTGATGCGATCTCTTGTGTAATAGCCAAGGTGCTAATGCCATTGGCAACTCGAGTCTCAAAACTCCTTTGGCAATTATGCTTCAAAATAATTTCGGCTAAAGTCCGAGCTTCCATTCTACTGACGGCACCAAGAATATCGCGTCTATTTTTGCCAACTTCTCCAACCTATCCACGGTCAATTACAGTATCCGTAAAGAGTTCAAATTTTTTAGAAAACTGAGTATCCAAGACTTGATTAAACATCATTGTAACTCTCTTTAAGTGATGATTGTTCAAATTCCTGCTAAACAATGGCTTACCAACTTTGCATTCAGTGCCCAGGAGTTTTCCTCAAAATACCTCTCCCATTGAGGACTGGGGAGATTTTCTGACCACCTTCTAATTCCATTCACAATAGAATCTAGATCATCCGGTTCAACCCAAATTCCAAGTTCATACTTTTGGACAACAGAGCGCAGAGAGCTTTCACCAGCTGAGGCAAGGCAAGGTTTACGGTAACCAGCTGCTGTATTCAAAACACCGCTGGCAGAGTGAAACGTTTTGCTGTAGGTTATGAGTGTAATATCGGCAGCTTCAAACAAATTGGCAATTTCTGTATCTGGAATAAATCGAACTTCCCACCGACAGCGATCTGCAACGCCTAAAGTTTTGGCTAAATTCTGATAAAAAGCGGCTGGTTTCTGACCTAATGATTGTTCTTTTCCTGCAACAATCAGGTATAAATCCTGAAAGTTAACCATGGCTTGAATGACAAGGTCAAGATTCTTATTATCGCGAATATGTCCAAACGCAAGCATTACTTTAGCATCAAGGGGCAGATTAAGCTGGATTCGCATTTCTTCCCTTGATTTACTAGCACTAGGAAACTGATGCGTTCCATGGGGAATCACTGTAGTTCGGAGTTGAGGTATAGGTTGCACAGTATCCAGTTCGATAGCTTCATGGACAAAGGCTTCGCGTAAGAAGGAATAAGCACACGCGATTGACCAGCGATGCCACCAGCAAGGGCCAACTACAAAATTGCGAACCGGGTCATGCACGATTGCACCAAAGACCACCTCTTTCTTGGCAAGCTGCCTCAAGCGACCAGACCACAGAGGTGCTAGATACTCCACATAACTGAGTAAAACGTGCTGAAAATTCTTTTCCTCAACAAAATTTGCCAATTTAGCATAATTTGCCAGTGTAATAGAGATATAATGTGCTGCTTTGAATAGTTTATTCGGTAATGGCTTATCCGGCTTTATGTCTTCCAGAATTGGCACAATCTGATACTTTTTTGTCCTGTCAGTTGGATATTTTGGAGTGCAAAGAAAAGTAACATTTATTCCGAGTTCTGCCAAGGCATTCGCCTGTTCGTGGGCATAATCGGCAATCCCACCATAACTAGCTGGTGAATAGTAGAGAAGTTTCATGTGTTATTCATCAACCTATCTGGATTTTTAAGCTACGCAGCCGTTTTCGGCATTCCCGGCAGTGCCTAAATCCGTACAAAAATCTCTCCCAATACCCAACTATGCTCCAAAACTTAATCAAGTATTCAAGCACTAAAATCTGGAACCATCCATCTGAATAACCGCAGGAGTTCAAGCGCTTAATAGCTGGAAATAATCGAATGACTCGTAAACCTGCACTGATAAAAAATCCGCTCAGAAACAGTAAACCTATCCAAATCGGTGAGGCAAAAAGTAGCCAGACTAAACCAGTAAGCAGGAGTAAAAGTTCTAGGAATAGCCTTCCCCCCACTAGAAGTCCGTGCTTTAACCAAATTCCTGCCTCAGCAGCACCGCGAAAGTTGCGGCGGGCTTCTTTGCAAAGAGCTTTCAGAGTCACAGGACGCTCCCAATAACAACGAGGGATGGGAGTACAACCAACACGGTCAGTGATCTGATGTAGTAGCAGGGCGAATACCATGTCATCGCCTGCTAACGTTAAATCTTCTGGATACCCACCAATTTTTTCCCACAAGGATTTGCGATAGGCGATCGCTCGTGAGGAAGCGTGAGACTTTGGATTAGCAATTAATTTCGGGCCATCGTGCAAGGCATACTCAACCTTTGCCCAATCACTCTTCAAGTCTTCCCAACGAACTTGCCAACTCCCCATCACGGCTTTCAGTTGCCTATCCTCTAACAGAGGTCTGGCTAGTTCTTCCAACCACTGGGGTTCCCAATAGCAACCGATGTCTGTAGAAACAATAATGTCGTGTTTGGCGTGGGCGATCGCTAAATTACGACCCCGTGCTACATTACAGCCCACATCCTGAATAACCCGCAGTGAGTAAGGTTGATTCGGTTGGTAGTTCTGGAGAAACTCCCAAGAGCCATCTGTTGAACCACCATCGACAATGACAATTTCATCAGGCAGATGGGTCTGGGCTTCCATCTGAGTAAAGAAAGCCGCGCATCCTTGCCGATCGTTCAATACCGTAGTAACTAGGGAAACCGTCAGTTTAGCTGGCGACATACTTCTACCCACAGCCTCATATTTTGAGCGACTTTTTTGAAATAATCTCTCAGGGAATCATCCCAGAGAAATCCCTGCTGCTTGACTGACCATGCTTCAAGTCGTTCGGCAAATTCGACAGTTGCCTCACTATAGGTTTTAGCGGGAGATAATGGCGTTTCCAGGAGAGGCAACATATCGTCAATGACGACCATACCTGCCAATTCGTTCCAGAGGTCTTTGTAGAGATTGTGAGGAGAACGGCGATGCTCAACCACAGGGGAACCCACTTTAATTCGATGCCCCACGGCTTGGGCACACTTTTGCACAAAGAAACCGCTGAAGATGTCGCCAAAACGATCCAGTTTCATACCCCCAACTGGATGCCCCATTTTGACGTAGTAATAAGCGGGTATGGCATCTCGAATCAGCCCCGTGTTTTGGGTATTAATTGGCATCAAAGTGCTGGAAGCTAAGAGGTAATCGGTGGTAAAGTTTTCCTTGGCAGCACAGCGAGTGACCAAGCGAGTGGCAGCATCAACATCTGGATCGCCCGACCAAAGTCCCGCATTGATGGCGACAAATCCCTCAGAAATTTCGGCATCGACTTGAGAACAGGCAGTGTGACGGCGCTGATAAGGAAAGCCTCTAGCATAAACCGTTTCTCCACTCCCCAAAGAAGGACATTGAACCTCCATCATAGAACATAAGTTGAACCAGCTATTATATCCAACTGCTGTGAGGCGAGAAACTTCTTTACCGACTGTAGAATGCCCTTTTAAGAAAGGCCAATTTTTGTGAGGATAGTTATCGTCATCAATCGCAATAATCACATCACAGCGATCGCGGTAAGCCATTAGAAAGCCTACATTGCGCCGATTATCAGACTTCCAAGGAATTTCGGCAGAAAGCTCGGGAAATGGTGCAAGGAAATCTTCCTGTTCTTCTTTGCCAAGATAAATCCACGGCAACCCCATTGCGCGGTAGCGCTCAACCCGCTCGCGGCAAGCTGGTGGAGTAGAAAGATCGCCGACAACATAGAAGCGGACGCAATCTAAATGTCCACGGTCTTTAAAATGGGAATAGTATTCGTCGAGAAATGCCCCATCATAAATGCTTGTAACGACAATTCCGTACACTCTATCTTGATTCATGGTTTGTTAAATTCCTTTAGCGTGAGGCAGATATATTTCCGAGACTAGAGTGAAGAGAGATAAGGCGTTGACTTAAACGAAGACCAAGAATCCCTCGGAGACGCAAAGAGAGAGTATTGATACCGCCAAGCTTTGCACATTCGCTAAACCATTTCTCTGCACGAGCAAACGCTTCCCGTTCGGTAGAGAAGTCCCTTCTGCTGCGAGCGATACGAGCAGCAGAAAGAAAACAACGCATCAACATCTCACACTGTCTTGCAGAGGGTCGTTCGCCACGAGACTTAAGAAAATTGACATTGTAGGAAGTGACTGCCTTCATCCCCTCTAGCCATTTAGCTGGATTATGGTAGTCGTCGCGACAAAGGGGAGTTTGCTTTCGATAAAGAGCGCCACGATTATTAGAGAAGGCGACCGAACACTTAGTCAACAGACAAAACCAGAAGGCAGTATCTTCGCTAAGAAACGAATCAAGTTCTTCAGACCAAAAATATTCTTCCGTTAAAGCGGAACGCCTAATCAGTGCGGCATGAACTGCCCAAGGAGCAAAGGCGATCGCCGAGTCTCGCAAAGCTTGCGGTGACTTGCCAAGACCTGAGGGATTTTTTAGAAAGCGTTGTGCGGGATTTTGTTCAGTAAATTCCTGCCAATAACCAACGATAATGTCTGCTTTCGGGTTTTGTCGAGCCACTTTAATTTGTTGTTCTAAATGATCGGGTTCGAGTAAATCATCAGCATCCAAGAATTGAATCCATTCACCCTGGCTATTAATTAATCCGTAATTACGGGCTGTTCCTGGTCCGCGCTTAGGGGAATGCAAGAGACGAATGCGCGAATCCTGAATTTGCTGAGCTTTTTCCCAGCTGCCGTCTGTAGAGCCATTATCCACTACTAGCATTTCCCAGTCCGAGTAGGTCTGGGAAAGTATCGACTGAATCGTGTCTGCAATATATGCAGCCTTGTTATAAAGCGGAGTAATGACAGAAACTGTTGGCATGAGAGAATTCCATCATAGCTACTTTTTGCGGAGCCACAGACTGCCACAATGGTGATAGGGGTCTTTCCACTTGCTTACTCCAGGCCAAATTTTAGCGGCTTCCTCCGGATAGTCTACCGACAGCAAATGATTGGCTAAGACGACCTCGAAGCTGTGATTGTAGGCCAGAAACGCCTCCAGCATATATTGCTCATTCCATGCCCTACGCTCCTCAATGAGCCATTTCGCTGGATAGTCGTAGGGGGAAAATATGTCATGAAAGTGAATCCAAACGCCACTAGGTATAGCTGGCAAAATTTCCAGAATTTCGCGACATACATCACTGCCAAATTTGACGGTGTGGGTCGAATCAATGAAAAGAATGTCACCAGCACCTAACTGTGCGAAAAAACTCAAATCAATATCTTCAACTTTTTCAGAGATTAGTTCCACATCAAGGTTTGGTTCTGTTAACCTTGGCTGAGGATAGGGTTCGATACAGATAATTTTGCCAGCTTTTCCTTCTTGCTGATTCATGGCGATCGCCAAAGCAGCGATCTGAGTCGAATATCCACAGCCGACTTCTATTACCTTCGATGGTTTTAGTTCTCTAAGAATCGAGTAGTAAACGGCAGCATCTAATTCAAAAAAAACTTCATTCAAAAAATCGAACTGTAAACTTTTAAATTTTTTCTCAGTTATTTGTTTGATTTCTCCGCTATAAGCAATCAATCTTTTAGCTAGATCTATTTGATATTCTATATTCCAATCTATACAAGTTAATAATCGTTTTTGAATAACATGTTTGCGAGTGATAACAGAAAAGTCAGGCAATGGTTCGTAATAGTGGAATTGACGAATGTAGTAACCCCACTTGTCTCCTAGTGTTGGGTTACTATGTAGTAACCAAAGAACTCTCTTCGCTAAGCGCACCGGCAATTTATTAAAAGTAGCTAGCAAGAATTGATCTATAGAAATACTAATTGTTTTAGGTAACATTTTTGAATAATTTAACACAGAAATAAGTTGTCTTCTCTAATTTTTGATTAGCTAATTGATAAAGGCTCTCAACAAAATGCCGTTGAATCTTTTCAGGGTTGAACATGCCTTGTGCCATTTCTAAAGCTTTATTTCCAAGACGCTTCTGCTCCTCGGGTTGATTTGCGAGTTCTTTGACCGCTTTCTTTAAGTCCTGTAGCAAGGGTGAAGTTACCACCAACACCGCTTGGTGCTTGCACCCCCAACGGACAGCGGAACAGTATTCTGGTCCCCAAATAATGATTGGTTTCTGAAACTTGCAGTACTCTACCAACTTTGAAGGAAAGCTTGTCTCTGCCCATCGGCGGTTGGATCCATCAAAAGGGATCGCAACCAGTAAAGCACTTGCAGCATTGAACTCTTGCCTGAGCCTGTCCCTTGAAATAAATCCACCATAAATGCCTTGCTCCTTGAGCGGTTGTAAAAAGGCATCTGACCAATCAGGCTGGGGGCCAAATAACTTCAACTGCAATCCTGTAACGCCTTGTAAAGAAGTACATAAGGCTTGAATTGTTTGTCCAGAGATGCCAGAAAGCCTTCCAGCATACACTAGCTTGAACTGTTTTCCAGTTGATAGTGTATGTGTTTCTGCTGCTGCAACTAATTGATCGGGAATGGGGTAAAGCAATTGTGCATTCGGGTGCGTTCCCAGCAACTGTCGCATTTCTTCACTCACACAGAA from Oxynema aestuarii AP17 harbors:
- a CDS encoding glycosyltransferase family 4 protein: MIRFELVQRIQKTTGWERIIARNYWFQEQAVQCLKTLTPQLNCRPTLFAYSYAALELFRYAKSRGWHTILGQIDPGPVEEKLVLEEHSRYPHYQSIWQPAPPHYWDSWREECSLADRIVVNSPWSSQALQQASIPANKIDVVPLAYEPPEQARDFVRTYPPAFSVERRLRVLFLGQVILRKGIAALLEAAKLLRDQPIEFWLVGSPGIARSQPEQERVQWIGTVPRSAVVEYYQKADIFVFPTLSDGFGLTQLEAQAWKLPVVASRFCGEVVKDRVNGLTLQEVTGEAIADALLFCLNHPHQLEMFSQQSTNTTCFSLSQLQHHLQSVPHAPI
- a CDS encoding class I SAM-dependent methyltransferase, coding for MKSALVKILGFPATLIHGDTLVLDRWLWLKERLPQTSTSDKLIDIGCGTGAFTIGAALLGYEALGLSWDERNQSVAKQRALLCGAKSANFEVLDVRKLDRRQDLIAQFDLAISLEVIEHILDDRKLMRDIANCLKPGGRLLLTTPNYDYKPITAMDKGPFPTVETGWHVRKGYTEASLINLCKEAGFVVDSISFCSGFFSQKTTFFFRFFSKIHPLLGWSFILPLRGLPPLVDPVVTKLLHWPEFSICLEAHKPNETEA
- a CDS encoding sulfotransferase domain-containing protein, which translates into the protein MGIRSNLAKFPLPLNVSEFKATSLGARVLANSFFKSGTHLLTRVLDLLPLIVPRWSYHIAVSESQIPYQDLGRIRNGQYSTAHLYWHPELVEILDTHNIRTLFIIRDPRDIAVSYSYYITHMLRSHPLSPYFNSLTSDAERLMATIVGVDKNLAPDGNRWKSIGEHAIAYAPWLDESTCLTVRFEDLVGSAGGGNDEKQVETVRAIISHLGIELSNNQIHEIASKAFFKKANTFRKGQIGDWKNHFLEEHKRAFKEVAGEAIIKYGYADGYDW
- a CDS encoding acyltransferase yields the protein MSFRIVAGSILSYIYNHLIGNFPLRKIRMAYLKAYLPEVGAGTSVQMGCRFLNGRKVHLGDRNVINFGCLFDGRHYEIRTGSDVSIGPEATILTLGHDPQSPEFSDKGGDVIIGDRVWIAYRAVVLPGVTIGEGAVVGAGSVVTKDVEPYSIVAGVPAKVIGRRNSKLIYTLNYSPFLL
- a CDS encoding class I SAM-dependent methyltransferase yields the protein MEARTLAEIILKHNCQRSFETRVANGISTLAITQEIASNNGHHYGIDPCQFTDHQGVALTVLQEYDLLSRFTLLEGPTHLEAPKLLSKNEKFDFAFIDGMYTFGYKFIDFFYADQIIKVGGFLVFHDFLLPSVKKIYKFINKQYKDKYQLIMTPELQPSLYRKAKYMAAAFIKGKPYWYDWPNNFCNLLVLQKTSDTECSWNYFENF
- a CDS encoding glycosyltransferase family 4 protein, which encodes MKLLYYSPASYGGIADYAHEQANALAELGINVTFLCTPKYPTDRTKKYQIVPILEDIKPDKPLPNKLFKAAHYISITLANYAKLANFVEEKNFQHVLLSYVEYLAPLWSGRLRQLAKKEVVFGAIVHDPVRNFVVGPCWWHRWSIACAYSFLREAFVHEAIELDTVQPIPQLRTTVIPHGTHQFPSASKSREEMRIQLNLPLDAKVMLAFGHIRDNKNLDLVIQAMVNFQDLYLIVAGKEQSLGQKPAAFYQNLAKTLGVADRCRWEVRFIPDTEIANLFEAADITLITYSKTFHSASGVLNTAAGYRKPCLASAGESSLRSVVQKYELGIWVEPDDLDSIVNGIRRWSENLPSPQWERYFEENSWALNAKLVSHCLAGI
- a CDS encoding glycosyltransferase — its product is MSPAKLTVSLVTTVLNDRQGCAAFFTQMEAQTHLPDEIVIVDGGSTDGSWEFLQNYQPNQPYSLRVIQDVGCNVARGRNLAIAHAKHDIIVSTDIGCYWEPQWLEELARPLLEDRQLKAVMGSWQVRWEDLKSDWAKVEYALHDGPKLIANPKSHASSRAIAYRKSLWEKIGGYPEDLTLAGDDMVFALLLHQITDRVGCTPIPRCYWERPVTLKALCKEARRNFRGAAEAGIWLKHGLLVGGRLFLELLLLLTGLVWLLFASPIWIGLLFLSGFFISAGLRVIRLFPAIKRLNSCGYSDGWFQILVLEYLIKFWSIVGYWERFLYGFRHCRECRKRLRSLKIQIG
- a CDS encoding glycosyltransferase family 2 protein — translated: MPTVSVITPLYNKAAYIADTIQSILSQTYSDWEMLVVDNGSTDGSWEKAQQIQDSRIRLLHSPKRGPGTARNYGLINSQGEWIQFLDADDLLEPDHLEQQIKVARQNPKADIIVGYWQEFTEQNPAQRFLKNPSGLGKSPQALRDSAIAFAPWAVHAALIRRSALTEEYFWSEELDSFLSEDTAFWFCLLTKCSVAFSNNRGALYRKQTPLCRDDYHNPAKWLEGMKAVTSYNVNFLKSRGERPSARQCEMLMRCFLSAARIARSRRDFSTEREAFARAEKWFSECAKLGGINTLSLRLRGILGLRLSQRLISLHSSLGNISASR
- a CDS encoding class I SAM-dependent methyltransferase — its product is MLPKTISISIDQFLLATFNKLPVRLAKRVLWLLHSNPTLGDKWGYYIRQFHYYEPLPDFSVITRKHVIQKRLLTCIDWNIEYQIDLAKRLIAYSGEIKQITEKKFKSLQFDFLNEVFFELDAAVYYSILRELKPSKVIEVGCGYSTQIAALAIAMNQQEGKAGKIICIEPYPQPRLTEPNLDVELISEKVEDIDLSFFAQLGAGDILFIDSTHTVKFGSDVCREILEILPAIPSGVWIHFHDIFSPYDYPAKWLIEERRAWNEQYMLEAFLAYNHSFEVVLANHLLSVDYPEEAAKIWPGVSKWKDPYHHCGSLWLRKK
- a CDS encoding glycosyltransferase family 4 protein; the protein is MLISSAIPQNTTAGELILYRHLSQVPELNLIIATDKYAFSSDEDPLDIQVNRFIIRLQKTRFSRFVNDVHQCLHPFFNYDKLRKSIAKHKPDLILTVAEGTYWIAAQRMAREFNIPLVSIFHDWWPDLAYVHSWARRILENRFKQLYRQSQLAFCVSEEMRQLLGTHPNAQLLYPIPDQLVAAAETHTLSTGKQFKLVYAGRLSGISGQTIQALCTSLQGVTGLQLKLFGPQPDWSDAFLQPLKEQGIYGGFISRDRLRQEFNAASALLVAIPFDGSNRRWAETSFPSKLVEYCKFQKPIIIWGPEYCSAVRWGCKHQAVLVVTSPLLQDLKKAVKELANQPEEQKRLGNKALEMAQGMFNPEKIQRHFVESLYQLANQKLEKTTYFCVKLFKNVT